GTGTCAATTAAACATGTTTCAGTTCAGAAAACATCCCAAAGACCGAAACGAGAACCGCGCGGCAAACATTCATACCAAGGACCCAGGACCCGTCAGTCATTTCTGTGAACTTTAAACCTCACAGCCTCTGCAGAAAACCGAGATATTCCTCATCTGTCCCATTCAGCTTCACCCTAATCTAATCCCACTCACCGTGTCACAGAAGAAAGCCGGGATAATCTTAGGCTGTGACTTTTCCGCACCCTTACCGTGCTATCCTTTGCCCAGCAGCCCACGGGCGGTGAGAGGCAGTGGATAAAGGATCCACGGTGAGCTTGCGGGCtacgagtcaggtggctgagcggtgagggaatcgggctagtaatccgaaggttgccagttcgattcccggtcatgccaactgacgttgtgtccttgggcaaggcacttcaccctacttgcctcgggggaatgtccctgtacttactgtaagtcgatctggataagagcatctgctaaatgactaaatgtaggagCGGAGGACGCCTGAGTCTGTAGAGTTGTTCCCAGAGTTTCAGCTGCTGGATCGTCAGAGCAGCGCTGCCTCGATGGAGGACCTGACCTTAGATTCTCCAGCAGAGCCACGACACGGAGGAGGGAAAATGACAGAAACAAGCGTCTCTCTGTATCTGCGCGTGTGCCGTATTTTGAATatgggtgtgtgcgcgcgcgtgtgcaaAGTTTACTCACAGCACAGTTGGCTCTTTATCACGCAGGTACGGGCTGAGCTCATGAAAGACCCGCTTATGTGTCCAGGtccactcagtgtgtgtgtgtttgtgtgtgtgtgtgtgtgtgtgtctgtttgtattcAGACGCTGTATTTTTGGGTGTGAGTTTAGGTTAGGGTCTGCAGGCTGTTTGGAGTATCTGTAAAAGCAGTAGgctctctctgggctgggagttCTACGCAGCGCTAACACAGCATTCATTATTGAAAAGCCCTGGAAATGATGCCCGTGTTTGCAATTCCACAGCGGTTGGAGTGGCTGACGTGACACACCGAGTCTTCAACTTAACACCTTGTAAACAAATTCATCAAGGCTTGGATCAAGGTGCACTGCCACACTGGTAACTGGGTGAGGCCACGACTCAATCCTAACGTGCTTCCTAGGAACACGAGACCAGCAACGACAACCTCAGCCATACTCCCAAACGCACCACATTCTAGAAAGTTCCTCTTGGTGTTGTCTCCCATGCTCAAAACAACAAGTATGCACCAGAATAACAAGTCCTAGTCCAAACTAATCCCACAGTAGGAGTACAGAATCCTGATGTGCAGGAGGAGTTCTCTCTCTTACCAGTGGTGAAGAAGCCGCCGTCTTCTCGCCCGCAGCTGTCACCTCCCAGAGCTGTGGAGGACGCAAGGATCCGAGGCTTCGGTCGTCTTCATACAGTCCAGCTCCACTGAAGCTCAGCTGGTTAATGCACGGAGCCCTGAGCTGCCCTGTAtatcaaagagacagagagggagggggggagagagtgagagagagtgggagagagagtgagagagagtgggagagagagagagagagagagagagagagagagagagagagagagagagagagagagaagaaaaagggagggagggagggagggaaagagggagagagcaagagagacagaagaaaaaaGAGTGGGCCCTGACTGGCTAAACTGCTGAGCCCACCTcagcatctcctccctccctccctccctccctccctccctccctccctccctccctccctccctccctccctccctccctccctccctccctccctccctccctccctccttctccctctttctttctctctcacacacacattatctcctCTTTCATAACAGCCAGTGCAGCTTACATCTCCCTTCTCCAGCATCCTGCCGGCAGGACCTCAAAGCCCCCATGTTTTCTCATGATGTCTAATTAGTGACCTCTTGATGCGTAAAACCCTATGGTCTCTCTGTGATGTTGTGAGAGTGAGATCTGTCGACAGGGTGGATAACTACCACGTATGGGATGAAAGGAGTCAGACCGGTTTATGGTGCGGTTAAATACAGGTGTCAGACTTCACAGAGAggatttgtgtgagagagagttgcgACAACTCCTGCTGTGTGCTATTCAACTGGTAGAAAGAGCCGGAAGAACCTTGTCGTTTGGATGTCGCTTTCATCTTTCACCTGAAGGTGGCGCTAGAGCCAGCACTCATGTTGGTTGCGATAATACAAAACCCAGAAGAAATTAGCAATTTGTAAACAGAGTTTTAATGCCTGTTCATTCAGTCAGGTCAAACCTATGTAcattggctgactggctgtatGGGGAAGCCAACTTATTTTTTCTCACGTCTTGCTTTGGTCACAGGGATGACCAGCACATTCTGCTCTGATCCAGCTCGGTCTCATTTGGGACAGTGGACATAATATGTATCTGTTCCAGACGcgcgcggacacacacacacactcgcacacacacgcacacacacacagatgtggggCGTGTGTGTCGGGCATGGTGTGTTTTGTGCTTCCTTTGGGCAGTATACTCTTGGTCTTCTAAACACTTCAACATGTCAGATTTAAGAACCGgcagagaaagacaaacagccTTCTCGGGTCATACAACTAAACCATAGAAGAAGGAGAAAGTGACATATTGTATAGAaaagtgtgtacagtacatgttagACTTCCACAGTCCACCGATTCAGTTAGTAATATTGAGATCAAATAGGACACCAACATTAAAACACCAACTGGTTTACACATGTTTTGGAATACAATACAACAATGTTTATGTACAAAATGTAACACTAGTGGAAAAACTTGCAAAACCTCAGTCTTAACCTAATGTTTGTGTGGATCGACAAAATTCACATTTTCATGTTTTTCAatataacaaaaaaaacaacaaaggcAAAAAAATTCAAAGTTCTGTGCAACTTGGAATACATATCACAgtgaagacacatacacaaagagagacacagagagagaggcagacagaccgacagacagacagacaagacagtgaCTTGGGTGGGTTTCAATTTGTCCACCACAAGGTGTCACTTCTGCACCACGGGGCTGGTTGCTAGGTAACTCGGGCGCATCCATCAGAGTTCTCTGTGGGTGGTAACTAGGTTACACCAGCTCACTATCATCTGTGGGGGTTGTCTGGGTTACTCCACGTAACAGTGTGCTCTTCCTGGCAGTTGCTAAATTACGCCAGCTGGGGGCGTCACCACCGGGGCTGGATGCGGTTGACAGGGTTACACCAGTTCGTCCAGTAGTGTTCCAAGGCTGTGGTGCTGCTCCGGGGGACCTGCGATGGGCTTGTTACACATGGGGCACACACAGCGCACCTCGAGCCACTTCACCAGACACCTGCTCCACACAAAGAGGGagtaagggagaggaggacgggcggggagggaggaggggaagggaggggggaggaatacAAAGAAAGAGCAAGATTATGAAAATGGAGAGGTTAGACGAGAGAAGCAAATTATCTAGAGGCTTCTATGACCCAAAGACAGGCTGGAAAGTGACAGTAGGGGGGACAGTCACCATGGTGATAGATGGCAGTGACAATTTGTCTGTCCAGTTGTACTCACTTCCTGTGGAAGGCATGTTGGCATGGTAACACTCCCAGCTCATCTTTGACTTTGAAGTCCTCCAGGCAGACAGCACAGGTCTGCtgaggacgggagagagagagaaggaggaagaaggatgaagggaaggagagagaaaggatggagcgagagaaaccgagagagaaagagagaaaggaaaggagggaggaggaagagagatagggagaagggcagaagggagaggaggaggatatgacatagaagagagggaagaagaggtgGTGGTGAGACAGATGAAAACATTTCCTTCTTGCTATGTAACTAACATGTTGGGACGTTATCGTCTATCCTGTAGCTCGTTCTCACCCCGTGGAGGTTCAGCTTCTTCGGATCTCCTTTCAAAACCACCTGGAGGAGTGAGACAGTCACATGACAGTCACATGACAGGCACATGACAGGCCTATATCACTTGAACTTGACAcattttagtcaaaataatatAGTCGTGTTTTCACGAAGGAACAGAACTAGAACATTTCCCCTCAGAACTCACTGTGTTTCCACCACAGGAAACAGTGTCTAAACTGAGTTAAAAGGAGCAAAAGCAGAAAGCATTAAGTCCCTGCTCCGGGGATAGTACTTCCAAATTCTGTGACATAAGTATGACAATAATTAAGTTCCCTTCCgccgcaaacacacaccaacatggaGAACATACGATAGATGGACAGACAACGAGGTCCAGGCATTAAGCATGTATGCTGAGCACAAATCCAGCAGCTCTTGGAATCGGTGACCCGGGCCTGATGACAAAGTGTGTTCTAAAATCTCCGGCATGTTAGACGAGCTGAGCATTTGTGCAATTGAGCAATGGGCTGAAGGGACCTTCTAGTTCCTTGAAAGGTAGTTCTGGGGAGTACAAGTTCCAGAGACCTTGCGGTGGAAACGTGGCTTATAAAGTGAACAGTGATGTATGGAAGTGAACGActtgttcctcctctcccccctgaaGCAGCAGACTCACCTCTCTGTAGCCAAACCGCTCACTCTGGGCCTGGTGACGCAGCTTACTGCagagacaacagacagacaaacaggcagttagacagacagacagatggttgGATAGACACACATATCCGCAGGCACACattcgtacacacacgcacacacacacagaccgagcTAATGGCAGTGTTGTTTCTTGTGGTCCCAGACCACGTCCAGCAGCGCAGCAGGCCAGTCTTTATCACCCTGATGAGAAGTGTCTCAATCCATTTAGACACATCTAAACAATGCTAAATGTGTGAGAAGGTGCATGTGGGCGTGAGAAGGAGATTGTGCGTGagtgtttgtgactgtgtgcatgtgtatgtgtgtgtgcctatgcaTGTGGTTTGACCGTACAATGAGAGTTTCAAGGGGAAGAAATAAGTAATTAATCATAATGACTCATAATATGAAAAGTACAAAGAAGTCAGTCAGGCCTCACTAAAAGGCAATTTTTGTTATTGTTTACTTGTCTGATTGTTTTATTGTTTGGCTGTTGAGGTTTGTTTATTGTTTGTGCTGATCACCGCTAATGCTTGTTCATCCAGAACAATGCGAGGATACACACTTTACATGCATGTCATTCCCGGCACAGCACAATACAGGCAGCtgtagagaagaggaaggggggggggggggtaagggtgcataggggagggggggtgggtgtagaGATCTCTGGTGACAATCTGTCAGTAAAAACACAAAGAAACTTCTGGAGTGAAAGAAGGAACCTGGACACAACGCCAGACGTTGGGGTAAAAATCAGGTTTAGAATATCGGAGGAggcaggaagtgagagagggatgacatgGGGGCAGACATAATGACTGGGAACAGCAGGCCAGCTCATCACCATGGTTATGAATCACCCTGGTCTATAAATGAAACTGCCGTCACTCTCTTCCCTCCTGGAGAGACCTCCTGTGATTGGTGTGATGAGTGTGGGAAGTGACTCATGAATCATCTGCTTTGTGTTCTTAGAGGCACTGAGACCGTCtaacctctctctgtgtgctggaAATATCAACCAGCCGTCGACTGACAAAGCTTTCGGCGGACCAGCCACACTAACTACCAACCAGCCATGCTAACTACCAACCAGCCACACTAACTACCAACCAGCCACGCTAACTACCAACCAGCCACGCTAACTACCAACCAGCCACGCTAACTACCAACCAGCCACACTAACTACCAACCAGCCACGCTAACTACCAACCAGCCACACTAACTACCAACCAGCCATGCTAACTACCAACCAGCCACGCTAACTACCAACCAGCCATGCTAACTACCAACCAGCCACGCTGATTACCAAGCAGCCATGCTAACTACCAACCAGCCACGCTAGTAAGCCAACTGTCACCTAAACTTCAAGGTCAAGATTATGTGTTTGTTATGTTCCATTGAAAAACTGACTTTTTTAATGACATAACTGTGTAATACAGTAACTTGGTTTTACAATTATGGCGCCTTGAGTATGGCGGTTTCTGTCAGCAGTGCTATGGCAACAGAAGAATCCCAAGATTTCCCAAACCACCAGCTTTCTAACATTCCTGGGTGCATCGAGAGCACACCCTTGTCTTGGGTAATCTGTGCTTCCGCTGGCCAGAAACAAGAGAAACCTTGCCAAAGACCTTGGGATGAAAAAAACAATTATTCATTACTAGGCCTGTCTCGTGCCACTGGCATATCTTTGCCATTTGAAGAGAACCGTTTGGAGCCAATTTCAAGGTTGTTGACAAAATATAACCAATCATTTACTTTACATTGTTTTGGGATTTAGGGTGGAaaggtttttttctttctcctcactctctctctctctctctctctctctctctctctctctctctctctctctctctctctctctctctctctctctctctctctctctctctctgtgtctcactttcactctctctctgtccctcactttctctctcgttccctcccatctccttctaTAAATCATTGTGGTAATGGCAGGAAACCATGTCTAATACCTGAACATATTCCAACAACATACtgctgtgttgttctctggggtTAGGAGtggtgttgcgtgtgtgtgtggcagggggggtggggggggtggagggagacagggggacagcagggggacacacacagagtgaaccCCGCTCCCCTGGCCACACTGACATCAGTCCTCACACTTCCTTCACCCTCATATCCTGGCACACCAACGCCTCACATCCTGTCCCTTCTCCTCACTCATCAGGGAGTTCATTGTCAACAGAGAAAAACAAGTCAGCCTTTATGTTTATGCCGTTCTTCCATATGTTTTATCCTGCACTCTCGGATAACCTCTccttgggtctctctctctccctttgccttCATCCTCTCACCTGATGAAGTAGCAGCAGAAGACGAGGCTGAGGATAAAGACGAAGATGCCCGTGCCGAAGATGACCATGTAGATGTTGAGGGGCAAATCCTGGAAGGTGATGGGAGGCATGGTGCACGACTTGTTGGAGTAGACCAGTCCCAGACCACAGAAGCACCCTACAAAGCACACAAGTATGGATGTCTTTAGGATCTTATGAAGACACTGCCCAATAGCAAATGAACACATGATTCCTGTTATTATAATACAGAAGCATGCttcagaggagggtggggggtttaGGACACGTATCCCACGAAGCATACAAACACAGTTTTTACAGAGAAAATTGGCATGCTAAACAGGATGCAGCCCAGGGTtcagaaacacatgcacacacacacacacacacacacactcatgagcAGCTGAGGGTCAAGGCTGCTGCAGCTGTGTCCGTCTCTGATGCCAGCCAAAGAttggagctacacacacagttctatGTTTTATCACACTTCTGTTTTtcaaacattctctctctctctctctctcacacaccaaatTATtagtctctttctttcacactaATCCATGAGGAATATACACACCACCAGGACTGTGTTGaacatttacaaatgaatgtCTAAGATAATGGCGCCGTAGACCTTGAGCTGGCCCACTCCCTAACTGAGCCAAGGTTTTCTCAGTCAGCTAACGCTAGCTGTGAAATGA
Above is a genomic segment from Osmerus mordax isolate fOsmMor3 chromosome 24, fOsmMor3.pri, whole genome shotgun sequence containing:
- the rnf122 gene encoding RING finger protein 122 isoform X2, giving the protein MHPFQWCNGCFCGLGLVYSNKSCTMPPITFQDLPLNIYMVIFGTGIFVFILSLVFCCYFISKLRHQAQSERFGYREVVLKGDPKKLNLHGTCAVCLEDFKVKDELGVLPCQHAFHRKCLVKWLEVRCVCPMCNKPIAGPPEQHHSLGTLLDELV
- the rnf122 gene encoding RING finger protein 122 isoform X3, whose amino-acid sequence is MILGCFCGLGLVYSNKSCTMPPITFQDLPLNIYMVIFGTGIFVFILSLVFCCYFISKLRHQAQSERFGYREVVLKGDPKKLNLHGQTCAVCLEDFKVKDELGVLPCQHAFHRKCLVKWLEVRCVCPMCNKPIAGPPEQHHSLGTLLDELV
- the rnf122 gene encoding RING finger protein 122 isoform X1 — translated: MHPFQWCNGCFCGLGLVYSNKSCTMPPITFQDLPLNIYMVIFGTGIFVFILSLVFCCYFISKLRHQAQSERFGYREVVLKGDPKKLNLHGQTCAVCLEDFKVKDELGVLPCQHAFHRKCLVKWLEVRCVCPMCNKPIAGPPEQHHSLGTLLDELV